From one Rhodamnia argentea isolate NSW1041297 chromosome 1, ASM2092103v1, whole genome shotgun sequence genomic stretch:
- the LOC115754564 gene encoding peroxidase 5-like, with translation MASGAAGFRVLALVLFMSAFATAAPSLNVGHYLFTCPFAEAIIRKTVFDAVSRNPGMAAGLVRMHFHDCFVRGCDASVLLKSTPGNPAERDHPANNPSLRGFEIIDQAKAQLEALCPRTVSCADILAFAARDSALKAGGIFYNVPAGRRDGRVSRLPEVTQNLPSPTFNAQQLIANFARKGLTADEMVTLSGAHSIGISHCSSFSSRLYSFNATLAQDPSLDPAYAAFLKAKCPPRSKAAQADPTVPLDSITASTLDNKYYLQLPKLRGLLTSDETLYTSPSTSRIVASNAMNGFAWSVKFAKAMVKMGSIDVLTGERGEIRKLCSVVN, from the exons ATGGCTTCCGGTGCGGCGGGGTTTCGTGTGCTCGCGCTGGTTCTCTTCATGTCGGCTTTCGCAACCGCAGCTCCCTCCCTAAACGTGGGGCACTACCTTTTTACTTGCCCGTTTGCAGAAGCTATCATCAGGAAAACCGTATTCGATGCCGTCTCGAGGAACCCTGGGATGGCGGCCGGTCTCGTTcgcatgcattttcatgactgTTTCGTTAGG GGTTGTGATGCTTCAGTGCTCCTAAAATCAACCCCAGGGAACCCGGCGGAAAGAGATCACCCGGCAAACAACCCTAGCCTACGAGGGTTTGAAATCATCGATCAGGCCAAGGCTCAGCTGGAAGCCTTGTGCCCCAGGACCGTCTCGTGTGCCGACATCCTCGCTTTCGCCGCCCGCGACAGCGCCCTCAAGGCTGGGGGCATATTCTACAACGTCCCCGCTGGCCGCCGCGACGGCCGCGTCTCTCGCCTCCCAGAAGTTACACAGAACCTCCCATCGCCAACCTTCAATGCCCAACAGCTCATCGCCAACTTCGCTAGGAAAGGGCTTACTGCGGACGAGATGGTGACCCTCTCTGGAGCGCACTCGATCGGAATCTCCCATTGCTCTTCCTTCTCGAGCCGCCTCTACTCGTTCAACGCCACGCTCGCCCAGGATCCTTCCTTGGACCCTGCGTACGCCGCTTTCTTGAAGGCCAAGTGCCCACCGCGTAGCAAAGCGGCACAAGCAGACCCGACCGTGCCGCTGGACAGCATCACGGCCAGCACTTTGGACAACAAGTACTACCTTCAGTTGCCGAAGCTCCGCGGCTTGTTGACTTCGGACGAGACGTTGTACACGAGTCCCTCGACTTCAAGGATAGTCGCGAGCAACGCGATGAACGGGTTTGCTTGGAGCGTGAAGTTCGCCAAGGCGATGGTGAAGATGGGATCGATCGACGTGCTCACCGGTGAACGAGGAGAGATCAGGAAGCTGTGCAGTGTTGTGAACTGA